Proteins encoded in a region of the Novibacillus thermophilus genome:
- a CDS encoding RusA family crossover junction endodeoxyribonuclease: MIRFTVPGRPVPAARMTHKGKFVSKQAERYLNYKNKVGWIARQNRVKRLEGAVCVELYLYLHGGRQGDADNYAKSILDGLNGIAWTDDEKVKRLVVEKRGCGPDEERAEVTIESMPEVEDSVGL, from the coding sequence ATGATCCGTTTCACCGTGCCGGGGCGTCCAGTACCGGCTGCAAGGATGACACATAAAGGGAAATTTGTCAGCAAACAAGCGGAACGGTACTTAAACTATAAAAACAAAGTTGGTTGGATAGCGAGGCAGAATCGAGTAAAACGATTGGAGGGGGCGGTATGCGTTGAATTATACTTGTACCTTCATGGAGGAAGACAGGGTGATGCTGACAATTACGCGAAGTCAATCCTCGACGGACTCAACGGGATCGCTTGGACAGATGATGAAAAAGTGAAACGTTTGGTGGTTGAAAAACGGGGGTGTGGACCGGATGAAGAACGAGCAGAAGTGACAATTGAGTCCATGCCAGAAGTGGAGGATAGCGTAGGGTTATGA
- a CDS encoding ATP-binding protein, giving the protein MKAAGSMIQDIQERINRLRAERPAGSTDQPAVTYDCSKCKDEGGFIKRDKDGVERWVFCECWKQKQTERLFKSSQITEEFQKLTFQGFVTNGRPKVVEEAFLAAKHYFMNFRDIREKRENSIALLGEPGCGKTHLLMALSNNLIKRGVRVQYFPWVEGYNDLKNNLDLLDEKIYQMQTVPVLFIDDLFKGRREATNFQIEQLFAVVNYRYLNHLPILVSSEKDIDEICEIDMGIGSRIYEMCKDYTVVLKGVPGLNYRIRELEDAYVPNVQ; this is encoded by the coding sequence ATGAAAGCAGCAGGCAGCATGATACAGGACATTCAGGAACGCATAAACCGATTACGGGCGGAAAGACCGGCTGGCTCAACCGACCAACCGGCAGTGACGTATGACTGTTCTAAGTGTAAAGACGAAGGAGGATTCATCAAGCGTGATAAAGATGGCGTGGAACGCTGGGTGTTTTGTGAATGCTGGAAGCAGAAACAGACTGAACGGTTATTTAAGTCCAGTCAGATCACTGAAGAATTCCAAAAGCTGACGTTTCAAGGTTTTGTGACGAACGGCAGGCCAAAAGTGGTCGAAGAGGCTTTTTTGGCGGCAAAACACTATTTCATGAATTTCCGTGATATCCGTGAGAAACGGGAAAACAGCATCGCTCTTCTGGGAGAACCAGGGTGCGGTAAAACGCACTTACTCATGGCGCTATCAAACAACCTAATTAAACGTGGTGTGAGGGTGCAGTATTTTCCGTGGGTGGAAGGATACAACGACTTGAAAAACAACTTGGATCTACTAGACGAAAAAATCTACCAGATGCAGACCGTTCCCGTGCTGTTCATCGACGACTTGTTCAAGGGACGCAGGGAAGCGACAAACTTCCAGATAGAGCAGTTGTTTGCAGTGGTAAATTACCGGTATTTAAATCACTTACCGATCTTGGTTTCTTCTGAAAAAGACATTGATGAGATATGCGAGATCGACATGGGGATTGGATCTCGAATCTATGAGATGTGCAAAGACTATACTGTGGTTTTGAAGGGTGTTCCCGGATTGAATTATAGAATACGAGAGTTGGAGGATGCATATGTGCCCAACGTGCAATAA
- a CDS encoding helix-turn-helix domain-containing protein, translated as MNRREIEKALKDYHWMVKEIARLRKILGGAGERLCRQYGIESTLPKPKGINTDIVYNEVARRERLWKHLEQLVKKVAFVESHIHLISDDRERTVLYCLLEGMTIASIARHLKMSERQVFRTRDNIVSRMSGMSGMSGLSRNLNKEKSCV; from the coding sequence ATGAACCGCCGAGAAATAGAGAAAGCACTTAAAGATTATCATTGGATGGTTAAAGAAATAGCAAGATTGCGTAAAATATTAGGCGGGGCAGGGGAACGTTTGTGCAGACAATACGGAATTGAAAGTACCTTACCCAAGCCGAAAGGAATTAATACGGATATTGTATATAACGAAGTTGCTAGAAGAGAGAGGCTATGGAAACATTTAGAACAATTGGTTAAGAAAGTAGCATTTGTTGAATCTCATATACATTTAATTAGCGATGACCGAGAACGTACAGTTTTATACTGCCTTTTAGAAGGAATGACAATCGCGTCAATCGCTCGACATTTAAAGATGTCGGAAAGACAGGTTTTTAGAACTAGAGACAATATCGTGTCACGAATGTCAGGAATGTCAGGAATGTCAGGGTTGTCACGGAATTTGAATAAAGAAAAATCATGTGTGTAA